In Acidobacteriota bacterium, a single genomic region encodes these proteins:
- a CDS encoding MraZ N-terminal domain containing protein: MDASGRLVVPAAFRAALGFQPRQEVVLTLEGASIKITTTEAALDAAVAQIQALARKYGGGKGGNVDAFIAERRAEARKEFGG; encoded by the coding sequence GTGGACGCATCCGGCCGGCTTGTGGTGCCGGCGGCGTTCCGTGCGGCGCTCGGTTTCCAGCCACGGCAGGAGGTCGTCCTGACGCTCGAGGGCGCCTCGATCAAGATCACCACGACGGAGGCAGCCCTGGACGCCGCCGTGGCGCAGATCCAGGCCTTGGCCAGGAAGTACGGCGGCGGCAAGGGCGGCAATGTGGACGCCTTCATCGCGGAGCGCCGGGCCGAGGCTCGGAAGGAGTTCGGTGGCTAG
- a CDS encoding type II toxin-antitoxin system VapC family toxin produces the protein MASSLLDASALLALIQNEPGAEVVFSALSDGAAMSAVNVEEVAARLAHMGWSEPAVAYSLATLGVDILPFESDMALHSGALRPATALAGLGLGDRACLATAAAHGLPALTADRAWLKLELPGVEIRAIR, from the coding sequence GTGGCTAGCTCTTTGCTCGACGCATCGGCGCTGCTGGCGCTGATTCAGAACGAGCCAGGGGCGGAAGTGGTGTTCAGCGCCCTGTCGGACGGCGCGGCGATGTCCGCCGTCAATGTCGAAGAGGTTGCCGCTCGGCTCGCCCATATGGGATGGTCGGAGCCCGCCGTGGCCTACTCTCTCGCCACGCTCGGAGTCGACATCCTGCCCTTCGAGTCGGACATGGCGCTCCACAGCGGAGCGCTTCGGCCCGCAACAGCTTTGGCGGGCCTTGGACTCGGTGACCGCGCGTGTCTCGCCACCGCAGCCGCCCACGGTCTTCCCGCGCTCACGGCTGACCGGGCCTGGCTGAAGCTGGAGTTGCCTGGGGTCGAGATTCGCGCTATTCGCTGA
- a CDS encoding TCR/Tet family MFS transporter: MTTSHPNEQPRRQAGVGFIFAVILLDMLGVGLIIPVFPELVEQFRGGDTSSAAVAVGAIAACYAVAQFLCAPILGALSDRFGRRRILLLSMFGLGMDYLVMGFAPSLGWLFVGRIVAGVMGASITTANAYIADISTPETRARNYGLVNVAFGVGFILGPVFGGLLGGIDLRLPFFVAAGLCLLNSLYGFLVLPESLAPENRSASSLRKANPVSSIVHLRTYPLVASLAVAFLLLALAQRGLETSWVLYTSHRYGWNEFQNGLALAAVGVAAALVQGFLVRPAVTWLGERRAVLVGFGIGTLAFAGYGLAPNGLVLVTVIFAGSLGGIAGPAVQAIIAGTVAPTEQGKIQGALTSLMSLSAIAAPLVFTSGVFSYFTSDAAPFELPGAPLLGGSLLMAVAMLLLVRAFRRH; encoded by the coding sequence ATGACCACGTCTCATCCCAACGAGCAGCCCCGCCGTCAGGCCGGCGTCGGCTTCATCTTCGCCGTGATCCTGCTCGACATGCTGGGCGTCGGCCTGATCATCCCCGTCTTCCCCGAACTCGTCGAGCAGTTCCGGGGCGGCGACACGTCTTCCGCCGCCGTCGCCGTGGGCGCGATCGCCGCCTGCTACGCGGTGGCGCAGTTCCTGTGCGCCCCGATCCTCGGCGCGCTTTCCGATCGCTTCGGCCGCCGCCGCATCCTCCTGCTTTCCATGTTCGGCCTGGGCATGGACTACCTTGTCATGGGCTTCGCGCCATCGCTCGGCTGGCTCTTCGTCGGCCGGATCGTCGCCGGCGTGATGGGGGCCAGCATCACGACGGCGAACGCCTACATCGCCGACATCTCGACGCCGGAAACCCGGGCCCGGAACTACGGGCTGGTCAACGTCGCCTTCGGCGTCGGTTTCATCCTCGGACCGGTCTTCGGCGGCCTGCTCGGCGGCATCGACCTGCGGCTGCCCTTCTTCGTAGCGGCCGGCCTGTGCCTCCTGAACTCGCTCTACGGCTTCCTCGTGCTGCCGGAGTCGCTGGCGCCGGAGAACCGGAGCGCCTCTTCACTCCGCAAGGCGAATCCCGTGTCGAGCATCGTGCACCTCCGGACCTACCCCCTGGTCGCCAGTCTGGCCGTCGCCTTCCTGCTGCTGGCGCTCGCGCAACGCGGCCTGGAGACGTCCTGGGTCCTCTACACCAGCCACCGCTATGGCTGGAACGAGTTCCAGAACGGTCTCGCGCTGGCGGCCGTCGGCGTTGCGGCGGCCCTGGTCCAGGGATTCCTGGTGCGACCCGCGGTCACCTGGCTGGGCGAGCGCCGGGCGGTGCTGGTCGGCTTTGGCATCGGGACGCTGGCCTTCGCCGGCTACGGCCTCGCGCCGAACGGCCTGGTCCTCGTGACGGTGATCTTCGCGGGATCGCTGGGCGGCATCGCCGGCCCAGCGGTCCAGGCGATCATCGCGGGCACGGTGGCGCCCACCGAGCAGGGGAAGATCCAGGGGGCGCTCACGTCGCTGATGAGCCTGTCGGCGATCGCGGCGCCGCTCGTCTTCACCAGCGGCGTGTTCAGCTACTTCACCTCCGACGCCGCCCCGTTCGAGCTTCCCGGCGCTCCCCTCCTGGGCGGATCGCTCCTGATGGCCGTGGCCATGCTGCTGCTGGTCCGAGCGTTCCGGCGACACTGA
- a CDS encoding ribonucleotide-diphosphate reductase subunit beta: MPFDNSSLPIRLFTASHERAWNPADIDFSQERSDWLSFSDDERNLLIRLVSGFRVGERGVTHELAPLQFRFRQDGRLEDEMYVTAQMYEEARHVQFFETWLIEALPGRFGVDIPYPNLHGDMFSTRLPATMRALFEDDSPEALLNAIMLYHFYVEGVGAEASYPIYYKIFERTGKLPALNRGIRLIQRDEARHIGFGVYILQRLLADHPHLVDQFEAQVEAMRPFAEDGPNQTFAGFERGQAPFDLDYDEYRQLYLDKLEEMRQSIYDGRLAAAV, translated from the coding sequence ATGCCGTTCGACAACTCGTCGCTCCCGATACGACTCTTCACCGCTTCCCACGAGCGTGCCTGGAACCCCGCCGACATCGACTTCTCGCAGGAGCGCTCCGACTGGCTGTCGTTCTCGGACGACGAGCGGAACCTGCTGATCCGCCTCGTCTCCGGTTTCCGGGTCGGCGAGCGCGGCGTGACCCACGAACTCGCGCCGCTTCAGTTCCGCTTCCGTCAGGATGGCCGGCTGGAAGACGAGATGTACGTCACCGCGCAGATGTACGAGGAGGCCCGCCACGTCCAGTTCTTCGAGACCTGGTTGATCGAGGCGCTGCCGGGCCGGTTCGGGGTCGACATCCCCTACCCCAACCTGCACGGCGACATGTTCTCGACGCGGCTGCCGGCGACGATGCGCGCGCTGTTCGAGGACGACAGCCCCGAGGCGTTGCTGAACGCCATCATGCTGTACCACTTCTACGTCGAGGGCGTGGGCGCGGAAGCCAGCTATCCGATCTACTACAAGATCTTCGAGCGCACGGGCAAGTTGCCCGCGCTCAACCGCGGGATTCGCCTGATTCAGCGCGACGAGGCCCGCCACATCGGTTTCGGCGTGTACATCCTGCAGCGCCTGCTCGCCGATCATCCGCACCTGGTCGATCAGTTCGAGGCGCAGGTCGAGGCGATGCGGCCGTTTGCGGAGGACGGTCCCAACCAGACGTTCGCCGGCTTCGAGCGCGGTCAGGCCCCGTTCGACCTCGACTACGACGAGTATCGACAGCTCTACCTCGACAAGCTGGAAGAGATGCGACAGAGCATCTACGACGGCCGGCTCGCGGCTGCGGTCTAG
- a CDS encoding ectonucleotide pyrophosphatase/phosphodiesterase: MKAARLLTPVVALVLTAAPLVAQPRADHVVLVSVDGLRPDFYLPGSSWPAPNMQQMARDGALAEGVRGVFPTVTYPSHTTIVTGALPARHGVYYNRPFEPEGQTGEWYWFESSIQVDTLWDAVRAAGKQTAAISWPVTVGAPIDRFVPETYSLDPNSDRLAPMRDGTTPGLWQELERETTGRLSLRNYGSAHITRDDTTGAMAAYVLETHRPALIALHLITTDSAQHAHGRESDRARRAVAAADRAIGAVRDAAARAGILDRTAFVIVGDHGFVDLHTQIMPNVWLAEAGLHGTEPGRGEWRATFHPTGGAAFMHLRDEADAEALSAVRGILVELPETVRRLFRVVERDALDQAGAAPEARLALAGNLGVSFGSDASGDAIRPTDGGAHGHFPTDFPEILTGFVGWGAGFEAGRTVHRMELTDIADLIAMLLDVEFESPDGAPPLGVLSR; encoded by the coding sequence GTGAAAGCAGCGAGACTGCTCACCCCAGTCGTGGCACTGGTGCTGACCGCGGCGCCTCTCGTCGCGCAGCCACGAGCCGATCACGTCGTGCTCGTCTCGGTCGACGGCCTGCGGCCGGACTTCTACCTCCCCGGTTCGTCCTGGCCAGCGCCGAACATGCAGCAAATGGCGCGTGACGGAGCCCTTGCCGAGGGCGTGCGCGGAGTGTTCCCCACGGTCACCTATCCGTCGCACACGACGATCGTCACCGGCGCGCTGCCGGCACGTCACGGCGTCTACTACAACCGGCCGTTCGAACCGGAGGGACAGACCGGCGAGTGGTACTGGTTCGAGTCCTCGATTCAGGTCGACACGCTCTGGGACGCGGTGCGCGCCGCGGGCAAGCAGACCGCCGCGATCTCGTGGCCTGTCACCGTCGGCGCTCCGATCGACCGCTTCGTGCCCGAGACGTACTCGCTCGACCCGAACAGCGACCGGCTGGCCCCAATGCGTGACGGCACGACTCCCGGCCTGTGGCAGGAACTCGAGCGGGAGACCACGGGCCGTCTCAGCCTGCGCAACTACGGCTCCGCCCACATCACCCGCGACGACACGACGGGCGCCATGGCCGCGTACGTCCTGGAGACCCACCGGCCGGCTCTGATCGCGCTCCACCTGATCACGACCGATTCCGCCCAGCACGCCCATGGCCGCGAGTCGGATCGCGCCCGGCGCGCTGTCGCGGCCGCCGACCGCGCGATCGGCGCCGTCCGCGACGCCGCGGCAAGGGCCGGCATCCTCGACCGTACCGCCTTCGTCATCGTCGGCGACCACGGCTTCGTCGACCTCCACACCCAGATCATGCCCAACGTCTGGCTGGCCGAAGCCGGGCTGCACGGTACCGAGCCCGGTCGCGGCGAGTGGCGGGCCACCTTCCACCCGACGGGTGGTGCGGCTTTCATGCACCTGCGCGACGAGGCCGACGCCGAAGCTCTGAGCGCGGTACGGGGGATCCTGGTTGAACTGCCCGAGACGGTGCGCCGCCTGTTCCGCGTCGTCGAACGCGACGCACTCGATCAGGCCGGCGCCGCCCCCGAGGCCCGCCTCGCCCTCGCCGGAAACCTCGGCGTCAGCTTCGGGTCAGACGCCTCCGGAGACGCCATCCGCCCCACCGACGGCGGAGCGCACGGCCACTTCCCCACGGACTTCCCGGAGATCCTCACCGGCTTCGTCGGCTGGGGCGCCGGCTTCGAAGCCGGCCGCACCGTCCACCGGATGGAGCTGACCGACATCGCCGACCTCATCGCCATGCTGCTCGACGTCGAGTTCGAGAGCCCGGACGGAGCGCCACCGCTGGGCGTGCTCTCCCGCTGA
- a CDS encoding CbbQ/NirQ/NorQ/GpvN family protein → MTQPLQAAPPRSVPEAPYYQPVGNEVDLFLAAHRARMPVLLKGPTGCGKTRFLEHMTHRLYRGGGAGTRAGIETPLVTVACHEDLTATDLVGRYLLEGDDTVWMDGPLTRAVRDGSICYLDEIVEARKDTTVLIHALTDHRRILPIEKRGEILPAHPDFLLVLSYNPGYQSVAKDLKPSTRQRFVALEFDYPPPEIEAEIIAHEANIDVALGRDLAELGKRIRNLHHRGFDEGVSTRLLIYTAQLIAGGIGVREACVAAICRAITDDDEVQRAVTEVASTLLP, encoded by the coding sequence ATGACTCAGCCCTTACAGGCGGCGCCGCCGCGGTCTGTTCCCGAGGCGCCCTACTATCAGCCGGTCGGCAACGAGGTGGACCTCTTCCTCGCCGCCCACCGGGCGCGCATGCCGGTGCTACTCAAGGGGCCGACGGGCTGCGGCAAGACCCGGTTCCTGGAGCACATGACGCACCGCCTCTACCGTGGAGGCGGCGCAGGCACGCGCGCGGGCATCGAGACACCGCTCGTCACCGTCGCCTGCCACGAGGATCTGACCGCGACCGACCTCGTCGGCCGCTACCTCCTCGAGGGCGACGACACCGTGTGGATGGACGGTCCGCTGACCCGTGCCGTGCGTGACGGATCGATCTGCTACCTGGACGAGATCGTCGAGGCGCGCAAGGACACGACGGTCCTGATTCACGCGCTGACGGACCACCGCCGCATCCTGCCGATCGAGAAGCGCGGCGAGATCCTGCCGGCGCATCCGGACTTCCTGCTCGTCCTGTCGTACAACCCGGGCTACCAGAGCGTGGCCAAGGACCTGAAACCGAGCACGCGCCAGCGCTTCGTGGCGCTCGAGTTCGACTATCCGCCGCCGGAGATCGAAGCCGAGATCATCGCTCACGAGGCGAACATCGACGTGGCGCTCGGCCGCGACCTGGCCGAACTCGGCAAGCGCATCCGCAACCTGCACCACCGCGGCTTCGACGAGGGCGTCAGCACCCGCCTGCTCATCTACACGGCGCAGTTGATCGCCGGCGGCATCGGCGTGCGCGAAGCCTGCGTCGCCGCGATTTGCCGGGCGATCACCGACGACGACGAGGTGCAACGCGCGGTGACCGAGGTGGCCTCGACGCTGCTGCCTTGA
- a CDS encoding 4a-hydroxytetrahydrobiopterin dehydratase, giving the protein MAAMTADEIRSACEELKGWEADLEAPSISREYQFPTFPAAVRFVDFVAELAEAADHHPDIDIRYNRVRLTLSTHSAGGVTEKDFALARAIDHC; this is encoded by the coding sequence ATGGCGGCGATGACGGCGGACGAGATTCGGAGCGCGTGCGAGGAGTTGAAGGGCTGGGAAGCTGATTTGGAAGCCCCGTCCATTTCGAGGGAGTACCAGTTTCCGACCTTCCCGGCGGCGGTGCGCTTCGTCGACTTCGTGGCGGAACTCGCCGAGGCGGCCGACCACCATCCGGATATCGACATCCGATACAACCGGGTCCGACTCACGCTCAGCACTCACTCGGCTGGCGGCGTGACGGAGAAGGACTTCGCACTCGCACGGGCGATCGACCATTGCTGA